From Coffea arabica cultivar ET-39 chromosome 2e, Coffea Arabica ET-39 HiFi, whole genome shotgun sequence, the proteins below share one genomic window:
- the LOC140036555 gene encoding uncharacterized protein isoform X4: MALNSCKELKEYIGDEYGFLSVLKYDAEEQTILQLPYHIPANLVAEAAEISLPFNQSIVGVLPQPSSFGNRLVLAYEDGLIVLWDVTEDRAVLVRGNKDLQLKDEILAESSSDGSHEPLDNLVDHEKEISSLCWVSADGSLLAVGYVDGDIFLWNLSASDHIKGHGAQKSSDKVVKIQLSSAERRLPVIVLHWSANKKRNGFGGQLFVYGGEEIGSEEVLTILDLDWSSGIAKLTCVDRVDLPLNGSFSDMIVIARSHEMEKTDSASLLVLTNPGQLHFYDNSCLSTLRFEPDKKHSVLAVEYPATIPTIEPIMTVGKLYSVVAKANSSRVLAETVSAAKLEVEQTMTRGSSRWPLTGGVPGELSIAEDGGMERIYVAGYQDGSVRVWDSTFPVLSLRLVFLLQVEGIDVAGASASISTLDFSPTSLSLAIGNEYGLVWLYGLDGTKDKSGIHLVTQTERQVLNLPHDGGSLCKAIFSLLNSPVRTLKWVNSGDRLAVGFECGQVAMVETSALSVLFLTDALCGSSPIISLAVKTLPDTESLKQSEIGTSNESVKEVAFILTRDSHVVLVDSSTGNMISQPIHPMEESTAVSLYIIEGDASVAEGSENDISKSSEDFEAKGQRGQKSYERQSDPMEAENSEPDIVHNLKNSIIVFCCENALHLYFLNSVIQGENKSIYKLDLVKPCSWTAIFTKEATEYGLIIVYQTGDIEVRSLPAFSVLGSTSLTSILRWNFKTNMNNLMSSSDKGQITLACGSEFAIVSLLASENDFRIPEALPCLHDEVLAAAADATISIALDQKNKQSTVPGVFGGFMKGFKGAKMEMNNSEARESILAHMDIIFSRFPFSEPVKNLADDQPHVELNIDDLEIDEPLSVVSSSSKSDNERKDKETERQRLFEGSSTDTKPRMRTREEIIAKYRKAGDATSAAAQARDKLIERQQKLEKLSERTAELQSGAESFADLANELARNMEKRKWWNF; encoded by the exons ATGGCACTCAATTCATGTAAAGAACTAAAGGA GTATATAGGGGACGAATATGGATTTTTGTCTGTGCTGAAGTATGATGCTGAGGAACAAACCATTCTTCAATTACCCTACCATATTCCTGCTAATCTTGTAGCTG AAGCAGCAGAGATTTCCTTGCCATTCAACCAATCGATAGTGGGTGTGCTACCTCAGCCTTCATCATTTGGAAATAG GCTTGTTCTTGCATATGAGGATGGGTTGATAGTTCTCTGGGATGTTACTGAAGATAGAGCTGTTCTTGTTAGAGGAAATAAGGATCTCCAACTAAAGGATGAAATACTGGCTGAATCTTCGAGTGATGGGAGCCATGAGCCCTTGGATAATTTAGTAGACCATGAAAAGGAAATAAGCTCTCTTTGTTGGGTGTCTGCTGATGGTTCATTGCTAGCTGTTGGCTATGTGGATGGAGACATTTTCCTGTGGAATCTGTCTGCTTCTGATCATATTAAAGGTCACGGAGCTCAAAAGTCATCTGATAAAGTGGTTAAGATACAATTGTCATCTGCAGAAAGAAGGCTTCCTGTCATTGTTCTGCACTGGTCTGCTAACAAGAAACGAAATGGTTTTGGAGGTCAGCTTTTTGTTTATGGCGGTGAAGAAATTGGATCTGAAGAAGTCTTGACG ATTCTCGATCTTGACTGGTCATCTGGGATAGCAAAGTTAACATGCGTCGACCGTGTTGATCTTCCCCTTAATGGGTCTTTCTCGGATATGATTGTCATTGCAAGATCTCATGAAATGGAGAAAACTGACAGTGCTTCACTGCTGGTTCTGACCAACCCAGGTCAACTCCATTTTTATGATAACTCTTGTTTGTCCACGCTGAGGTTTGAGCCAGATAAGAAGCATTCAGTCCTTGCTGTAGAATATCCTGCAACTATACCTACAATTGAACCAATAATGACTGTGGGAAAACTATATTCAGTGGTTGCAAAGGCCAATTCTTCCAGGGTTCTTGCAGAG ACGGTTTCAGCTGCAAAACTTGAAGTTGAGCAGACTATGACAAGAGGGAGTAGCAGATGGCCTTTGACTGGTGGTGTTCCTGGTGAACTGTCTATAGCTGAAGATGGTGGAATGGAAAGAATATATGTAGCAGGCTATCAAGACGGAAGTGTTCGAGTATGGGATTCGACATTTCCTGTTCTATCACTCAGGCTTGTTTTTCTACTCCAG GTGGAGGGTATTGATGTTGCTGGTGCAAGTGCATCAATCTCTACTTTAGATTTTTCTCCCACTTCTTTGTCTTTGGCTATTGGCAATGAATATGGTCTT GTTTGGTTGTATGGTCTAGATGGAACTAAAGATAAATCTGGAATTCACTTGGTTACACAGACAGAACGGCAAG TTCTTAATTTGCCTCATGACGGTGGATCCCTGTGCAAGGCTATTTTCTCCCTCCTGAACTCTCCTGTTCGTACCTTAAAGTGGGTAAATTCTGGAGATAGACTTGCAGTTGGGTTTGAATGCGGTCAG GTTGCTATGGTTGAAACCAGTGCGCTGTCAGTATTGTTTCTTACTGACGCTCTATGCGGCTCAAGCCCAATCATCTCTCTAGCTGTGAAAACACTTCCAGATACCGAGAGTCTGAAGCAGTCGGAAATTGGGACATCAAATGAATCTGTTAAGGAGGTAGCTTTTATTTTAACTAGAGATTCACATGTTGTATTGGTGGATAGTAGCACTGGCAATATGATATCTCAGCCAATTCATCCAATGGAAGAGTCAACTGCAGTTTCCTTGTATATTATAG AGGGTGATGCATCTGTAGCTGAAGGCTCTGAAAACGACATTTCAAAGTCTTCTGAGGATTTTGAAGCCAAAGGTCAACGTGGACAAAAGAGTTATGAACGTCAAAGTGATCCAATGGAAGCTGAAAATTCAGAGCCAGATATAGTCCATAATTTGAAGAACTCAATAATTGTATTTTGTTGTGAGAATGCATTGCATCTGTACTTTTTGAACTCTGTGATTCAG GGTGAGAATAAGTCAATCTATAAACTTGATCTTGTCAAACCATGTTCCTGGACAGCAATATTCACAAAAGAGGCAACAGAATATGGGCTTATCATAGTCTATCAGACTGGAGATATTGAAGTCAG GTCCTTGCCAGCTTTCAGTGTGTTGGGAAGCACATCATTAACATCAATTCTTAGGTGGAATTTCAAGACTAATATGAACAATTTGATGAGTTCTTCAGATAAAGGGCAGATTACTTTG GCCTGTGGGAGTGAATTTGCTATTGTATCTCTACTAGCCTCTGAAAACGACTTCag GATTCCGGAGGCTTTACCTTGTCTTCATGATGAAGTCCTTGCCGCTGCTGCAGATGCCACCATCAGTATTGCCCTCGATCAGAAGAACAAGCAG AGTACTGTCCCTGGTGTTTTTGGTGGATTCATGAAGGGGTTTAAAGGGGCTAAGATGGAGATGAATAACTCCGAAGCTCGGGAAAGCATTCTTGCACATATGGACATCATATTTTCTAGGTTTCCTTTTTCAGAACCTGTAAAAAATCTTGCCGATGATCAACCTCATGTTGAGCTTAACATAG ATGACCTTGAAATTGATGAGCCTTTGTCAGTTGTATCATCATCTTCTAAGAGTGACAATGAAAGAAAAG ACAAGGAAACAGAGAGGCAAAGGTTGTTTGAAGGCAGTTCTACTGATACAAAACCCAGAATGAGAACAAGAGAGGAAATCATTGCAAAATATCGAAAAGCTGGG GATGCCACCTCTGCAGCTGCACAAGCAAGAGACAAACTTATAGAACGGCAGCAGAAACTTGAG AAACTTAGTGAACGCACTGCAGAACTTCAAAGCGGGGCTGAGAGCTTTGCAGATTTGGCAAATGAGCTGGCTAGGAACATGGAAAAGCGGAAATGGTGGAACTTTTGA